A stretch of the Pithys albifrons albifrons isolate INPA30051 unplaced genomic scaffold, PitAlb_v1 scaffold_45, whole genome shotgun sequence genome encodes the following:
- the LOC139685224 gene encoding erythroblast NAD(P)(+)--arginine ADP-ribosyltransferase-like, producing MKLLPLVLVLLAGTLATGIEEIVLDMAPNSFDDHYLNCRPEMWKKLPVLHLSEVFSNSLYAQVWAEAAAKRPRPLGTLQRREEAIALLAYSMRSGLYREFNTAVREGGRSLEHYLNNFNYKVMHFLLTEALGDLRKNKSHPACLHVYRGIKNISFTAKPGQIIRFGQFASSSLNKTRSEKFGTDTFFELDTCHGAKIEDFSAFPGQKEVLIPPFETFRVTRVSDTKNGTYIQLSSHGVHSKYSCAWLQGSSAHMDIPHLGGLLLAALAMAVATDTL from the exons ATGAAGCTCCTGCcactggtgctggtgctgctggccgGGACTTTGGCCACTGGCATTGAGGAGATAGTGCTGGACATGGCCCCCAACTCCTTCGATGACCACTACCTGAATTGCCGCCCAGAAATGTGGAAGAAGCTGCCAGTGCTCCACCTCTCTGAGGTTTTCTCCAACAGCCTCTATGCCCAGGTTTGGGCTGAGGCGGCTGCCAAGCGGcccagacccctggggacactgcaACGGAGGGAAGAGGCCATTGCACTCCTGGCATATTCGATGAGATCAGGCCTGTACAGGGAGTTTAACACGGCTGTGCGTGAGGGTGGTCGCTCCCTAGAGCATTATCTGAACAATTTCAACTACAAGGTGATGCATTTCCTGCTGACCGAGGCCCTGGGTGACCTGAGGAAGAACAAGTCCCACCCTGCCTGTCTCCACGTGTACAGGGGTATAAAAAATATCTCGTTCACTGCCAAGCCTGGCCAGATCATCCGCTTTGGCCAGTTCGCCTCCAGCTCCCTGAACAAAACCAGGTCTGAAAAGTTTGGCACCGACACCTTCTTTGAGCTGGACACCTGCCACGGTGCCAAGATCGAGGACTTCTCCGCCTTTCCTGGGCAGAAGGAAGTTCTTATACCACCCTTTGAGACCTTCAGGGTCACCCGTGTCAGTGACACCAAGAATGGCACGTAcatccagctcagctcccacgGCGTGCACAGCAAATACAGCTGTGCCTGGCTCCAAG GAAGCAGTGCCCACATGGACATCCCACACCTTGGGGGGCTTctcctggcagccctggccATGGCTGTGGCCACTGACACCCTCTGA